In Pelotomaculum isophthalicicum JI, one DNA window encodes the following:
- a CDS encoding BTAD domain-containing putative transcriptional regulator, with amino-acid sequence MLTTFPKSKFQPPELPYHYFPRERLLALLADEPARRLTCLAAGAGYGKSTLACGFLKQNRLPSLWLNLDAGDSDGTVFLQLILRGLTRRFPSFGAELEREGILPQLHWPDRGRLLDAVSDILEEQLAGRRLAVVLEDCHHVLGSDETRAILDNLIRLFPPQVQFILLSRNHVPLRTMPALAAAGRAAELGQEELRFTLEEAERIFAGQHGPALSRAAVEQIWRELAGWPIGLQLAARALAAGGKTGDTSGLLGQDKGRLYLFEDIMNEILEGEPPEIREVLLRTAVFREWDGELFNNVFHRRDGSAMVAYLAGRGLPAERVPGGLRYHNLFREYLLNRLKEDVQAYREVERQAADYYLAREKPEEAFPCLVAAGDFGPAGLLLQRAAPTLLRQNRLNTLSTWLEALPGKVTDSFPEIVLHFGEACVQAGKYREGLRWLRRAAGACGQAGDAAGLTRALCVQGTAFTALGEHGNARAVHRQALGEVEAGDSRLRGTVLHYLAIWSARAGEVEQARRFFEEAAGHYRSSGETAAEGEALLDRASFYCCRRGLFQEAASLVGRVDVIARAHGDFALAARCHLLGGRVLLYLGKPAEAVRRFELARQAVTEEGNSSLTSLLAQLGEAEALGLLAGPDHSRAGLLFRQAAGELGRLGPSLEAGFLLALGQSAFFRQQGETGRAIEEAHNALELARGMSDGWQEAMAGLNLAAAWIEAGGESLWDGLKMLEKANNVFRAREDPYHLALAGLWRFYGQFLLSGKPDPVLLKQCLAHLNRFPSLPDRERKPCRLILEQANYADAEMSRPAGKNNPSSRRPAPGPAAPPVAENGNRQDASKTPADLDPPPRLRICCLGAFRVYRGEELLDDRRWTRRKGKTLLKFLALHLGQKVPRDVVMELLWPDLPAEKASNAYYVTLHTLRKTLSAGLGRDIEYVVSRDGVIYLEPGLVEEVDVDVFSRACTLAFSKEATAPDMAVTCLREARQLYRGDLLTEDIYESWPVPARERLRQQYLKILWSLARYSEEAGRPEEALELWRELVEREPFHEDGQREVIRLLLSQGHHSAASRQFLRYRRLLQKVMGAEPGEEITQLYRQSLKKS; translated from the coding sequence ATGCTGACAACCTTTCCTAAAAGCAAATTCCAGCCCCCCGAGTTGCCGTATCACTATTTCCCCCGGGAGCGGCTTTTGGCCCTGCTGGCAGATGAGCCGGCCAGGCGGCTCACCTGTCTGGCGGCGGGGGCCGGATACGGCAAGAGCACCCTGGCCTGCGGATTCCTGAAGCAAAACCGCTTGCCCTCTCTCTGGCTAAACCTGGATGCCGGCGACAGTGACGGCACGGTGTTTCTACAGCTGATCCTGCGGGGCCTGACCCGCCGGTTTCCTTCCTTCGGCGCCGAACTGGAACGGGAAGGAATTCTGCCCCAGCTCCACTGGCCCGACCGAGGCAGGCTTCTGGATGCAGTGTCGGATATTCTGGAAGAACAGCTGGCGGGCCGGCGGCTGGCGGTGGTGCTGGAAGACTGCCACCACGTTTTGGGCAGCGATGAAACAAGAGCTATCCTGGACAATCTGATTCGTCTCTTCCCGCCGCAGGTTCAGTTTATTCTGCTAAGCCGGAACCATGTCCCTCTCAGGACCATGCCCGCGTTGGCCGCTGCCGGGCGGGCGGCGGAACTGGGCCAGGAGGAGTTGCGTTTTACCCTGGAAGAGGCGGAGCGTATTTTCGCCGGGCAACACGGCCCGGCTTTATCCCGGGCAGCCGTGGAACAGATCTGGCGGGAACTGGCGGGGTGGCCCATCGGACTGCAATTGGCCGCCCGGGCCCTGGCGGCCGGCGGCAAAACGGGGGACACTTCCGGCCTGTTGGGGCAGGACAAGGGGCGGCTCTACCTGTTCGAAGATATTATGAATGAGATTCTGGAAGGTGAACCGCCGGAGATCAGGGAGGTTCTGCTTAGAACGGCGGTTTTCCGGGAATGGGACGGTGAGCTTTTCAACAACGTTTTCCACCGCCGGGACGGCTCCGCCATGGTGGCGTACCTGGCCGGCAGAGGATTGCCGGCGGAGCGGGTACCCGGCGGGCTGCGTTACCACAACCTGTTCAGGGAGTACCTGTTGAACCGGCTTAAAGAAGACGTTCAGGCCTACCGGGAGGTTGAGCGCCAGGCGGCTGATTACTACCTGGCACGGGAAAAACCGGAAGAAGCCTTTCCCTGCCTGGTGGCGGCCGGGGATTTCGGCCCGGCCGGACTGCTCCTGCAGCGGGCGGCTCCCACGCTTTTGCGGCAGAACCGGCTGAATACCCTGTCCACCTGGCTGGAAGCGCTGCCCGGCAAGGTAACGGATTCCTTTCCGGAAATCGTCCTGCATTTCGGGGAAGCCTGTGTCCAGGCCGGAAAGTACCGTGAAGGCCTGCGCTGGCTGCGCCGTGCCGCCGGTGCCTGCGGCCAGGCCGGTGATGCCGCCGGCCTGACCAGAGCTCTCTGTGTGCAGGGAACAGCTTTTACCGCCCTGGGGGAGCACGGAAATGCCCGGGCGGTACACCGCCAGGCCCTGGGCGAGGTGGAAGCCGGTGATTCCCGGCTCCGGGGAACGGTGTTACACTACCTGGCGATCTGGTCGGCCCGGGCCGGGGAAGTGGAGCAGGCGCGCCGGTTTTTTGAAGAGGCGGCCGGCCATTACCGTTCGTCCGGCGAGACTGCGGCGGAAGGGGAGGCGCTCCTGGACCGGGCTTCCTTCTACTGTTGCCGCCGGGGGCTTTTTCAAGAAGCTGCGAGCCTGGTAGGCCGGGTGGACGTGATTGCACGGGCGCACGGAGATTTTGCGCTTGCGGCACGCTGTCATCTGCTGGGCGGCAGGGTGCTCCTTTACCTTGGAAAACCTGCAGAGGCGGTCAGGCGGTTTGAGCTTGCCCGGCAAGCTGTCACAGAGGAGGGAAACAGCTCCCTGACCAGTTTGCTGGCACAGTTGGGGGAGGCTGAGGCGCTCGGGCTGCTGGCCGGCCCGGACCACAGTCGCGCCGGACTCCTTTTCCGGCAGGCGGCCGGTGAATTGGGCCGTCTGGGACCTTCCCTGGAGGCCGGCTTTCTCCTGGCGCTGGGTCAGAGTGCTTTTTTCCGTCAACAAGGTGAAACGGGCCGGGCCATCGAAGAGGCGCACAATGCACTGGAACTGGCCAGAGGGATGAGCGATGGGTGGCAGGAGGCGATGGCGGGGTTGAATCTGGCCGCCGCCTGGATAGAGGCCGGCGGGGAAAGCCTGTGGGACGGTTTGAAAATGCTGGAGAAAGCAAACAACGTTTTCCGCGCCCGGGAAGACCCCTATCACCTGGCTTTGGCCGGCTTGTGGCGTTTTTACGGACAATTTCTTTTGAGCGGCAAGCCGGACCCGGTTCTTTTGAAGCAATGCCTCGCACATCTAAACCGTTTTCCCTCCCTGCCGGACAGGGAGAGGAAACCGTGCCGGCTGATCCTGGAGCAGGCAAACTACGCAGACGCGGAAATGTCCCGGCCGGCGGGAAAAAATAACCCTTCTTCTCGGCGTCCGGCCCCGGGGCCGGCGGCCCCGCCGGTTGCTGAAAACGGCAACCGGCAGGATGCTTCCAAAACGCCGGCAGATCTGGACCCGCCGCCGCGCCTGCGCATATGCTGCCTGGGCGCCTTCCGGGTTTACCGGGGAGAAGAACTGCTGGACGACCGGCGCTGGACGCGGCGCAAGGGTAAAACCCTGCTCAAATTCCTGGCCCTGCACCTTGGGCAAAAGGTACCTAGGGATGTGGTGATGGAGCTTCTGTGGCCGGATCTTCCGGCGGAAAAGGCCTCTAATGCTTATTACGTTACACTGCATACGCTGCGAAAAACGCTTAGTGCCGGGTTGGGCCGGGATATCGAATACGTTGTCAGCCGCGATGGAGTGATTTACCTGGAGCCGGGGCTGGTGGAAGAGGTGGATGTAGATGTGTTCAGCCGGGCCTGTACCCTTGCCTTCAGCAAGGAGGCAACTGCTCCCGATATGGCGGTAACCTGCCTGAGAGAGGCCAGGCAACTCTACCGGGGGGATTTGCTGACCGAGGACATTTATGAAAGCTGGCCGGTTCCGGCCAGGGAAAGATTGCGGCAGCAGTATCTAAAAATATTGTGGTCGCTGGCCAGGTATTCCGAGGAAGCGGGCAGGCCGGAGGAAGCCCTGGAATTGTGGCGGGAACTGGTAGAGCGCGAGCCTTTTCACGAAGACGGCCAGCGGGAGGTTATCCGCCTTCTTTTGTCGCAGGGACATCATTCGGCGGCCAGCCGGCAGTTTCTGCGCTACCGGCGCCTGCTGCAAAAAGTGATGGGGGCCGAGCCGGGCGAGGAAATCACACAACTTTACCGCCAGTCTTTAAAGAAAAGCTAA